Proteins encoded by one window of Cydia fagiglandana chromosome Z, ilCydFagi1.1, whole genome shotgun sequence:
- the LOC134678370 gene encoding tropomyosin alpha-3 chain-like gives MQAKKDDHACRHACTRQPVAAIPAAKKKPCDVCPPCQAPCNPAAPPTPAEREAASLAVRLQQTEESFKSKITECAVLRAEVVKRKEETERERSLRNEATARLKELEEKFALLGARALHMLGVKEQAVEQEVAVSTLKQCYREAREEIDELRMLLAEQNLQVQDYRAKYQRAQQTVEEQKRQLALQDMDNQRIADQINLEIHRIKLKFQEKLSELSPLPEVLKHTQRRLMEAQQSQALAEHKADNLTKELTTAREKLHMLLHTITKPPPEKGPEKNYDEKMVAQAQARATQLAEMNASLKQEIERLKLHVIRMEETVLQTDKRLQEKMHECAALGGELERARDHATREILLANQRADTARACLETTVTELERKLVAANKALATAELDREETQKRMQCQLGRLEESLEQAELRVLALAAQAAALRRRAAGNGDEDDDQVHCECKSFFEDA, from the exons ATGCAGGCGAAAAAAGATGATCACGCTTGCAGACACGCGTGCACGCGCCAG CCGGTGGCAGCTATACCAGCAGCTAAAAAGAAG CCGTGCGACGTGTGTCCGCCATGCCAGGCGCCGTGCAaccccgccgcgccgccg ACTCCCGCCGAGCGCGAGGCGGCGTCGCTGGCGGTGCGCCTGCAGCAGACTGAGGAGAGCTTCAAGTCCAAGATCACTGAG TGTGCGGTGCTGCGCGCGGAGGTGGTGAAGCGAAAGGAGGAGACGGAGCGCGAGCGGAGCCTGCGGAACGAGGCCACGGCGCGCCTCAAGGAGCTCGAGGAGAAGTTCGCGCTGCTCGGCGCCCGAGCGCTGCACATGCTGGGGGTCAAGGAGCAGGCGGTCGAGCAG GAGGTGGCAGTGAGCACGCTAAAGCAGTGCTACCGCGAGGCGCGAGAAGAGATCGATGAACTGCGCATGCTGCTAGCTGAACAGAACTTACAGGTCCAGGATTACCGCGCTAAG TACCAACGCGCGCAGCAGACCGTAGAGGAGCAGAAGAGACAACTGGCGCTGCAGGATATGGACAACCAGCGCATCGCCGACCAGATTAACCTCGAAATCCATCGGATCAAG CTGAAATTCCAAGAGAAGCTGTCGGAGCTGTCCCCGCTGCCCGAGGTGCTGAAGCACACGCAGCGGCGGCTGATGGAGGCGCAGCAGAGCCAGGCCCTCGCCGAGCACAAGGCCGACAACCTCACCAAGGAGCTCACCACCGCCAGGGAGAAG TTGCACATGCTTCTGCACACAATCACCAAGCCGCCGCCCGAAAAGGGCCCCGAGAAGAACTACGACGAGAAGATGGTCGCCCAGGCGCAGGCGCGTGCAACCCAGCTGGCCGAGATGAATGCTTCGCTCAAGCAGGAGATCGAGCGGCTCAA ATTGCACGTGATTCGCATGGAGGAGACCGTGTTGCAGACTGACAAGCGGTTGCAGGAGAAGATGCACGAGTGCGCCGCGCTCGGCGGCGAGCTGGAGCGCGCCCGCGACCACGCCACCAGGGAGATCCTGCTCGCCAACCAGCGG GCGGACACAGCGCGCGCCTGCCTCGAGACCACGGTCACGGAGCTGGAGCGCAAGCTGGTCGCCGCCAACAAGGCGCTCGCCACCGCCGAGCTGGACCGCGAAGAG ACCCAGAAGCGCATGCAGTGCCAGCTGGGTCGGTTGGAGGAGAGCCTGGAGCAGGCGGAGCTGCGCGTGCTGGCGCTCGCGGCGCAGGCGGCGGCgctgcggcggcgcgcggccggCAACGGCGACGAGGACGACGACCAGGTGCACTGCGAGTGCAAGAGCTTCTTCGAAGACGCCTGA
- the LOC134678144 gene encoding uncharacterized protein LOC134678144, giving the protein MSVDRGRGALTFRVTQVVSGHGCFGHYLHKIQREPGPQCHECGAADDTAQHTLEECNRWAVERASLRAATGVADLSLHSIIAAMLGSERKWEAVASFCEEVMSQKEEAEREREAAADALPLPRRRQGRRRGAYARLEP; this is encoded by the coding sequence ATGTCGGTGGATCGGGGCAGGGGGGCCCTGACCTTTAGGGTGACGCAGGTGGTGTCCGGACACGGCTGTTTCGGACACTACCTGCACAAAATACAGAGGGAGCCGGGGCCTCAGTGCCACGAATGTGGCGCGGCGGATGATACGGCTCAGCACACTCTGGAAGAGTGTAATCGCTGGGCCGTGGAAAGAGCTTCCCTCAGGGCAGCGACGGGGGTGGCGGATCTCTCGCTACACAGCATAATAGCGGCGATGCTGGGTAGCGAGAGGAAATGGGAAGCGGTGGCCTCCTTCTGCGAAGAAGTAATGTCGCAGAAGGAGGAGGCGGAGAGGGAGCGAGAAGCGGCGGCTGACGCGCTTCCTCTCCCACGCAGGCGGCAGGGTCGAAGGCGAGGAGCGTATGCTCGCCTCGAGCCCTAG